The Agrobacterium cucumeris genome has a segment encoding these proteins:
- a CDS encoding inositol monophosphatase family protein, with product MDSMPYPDTLTARAELCRSVILSAGELVLKGFQGEATRSFSMKGPQDFLTVTDAASEAHIRGAIAACFPDDSFFGEEGGGEIGERVWVVDPIDGTANFARGIPHFCISIAYVENGRTELGAIYNPALDELYFARRGEGATRNGLPIRVSETERFDAASIEMGWSTRVANDIYLDVVKNLLDMGTNVRRAGSGAMALAYVADGRSDAYLELHMNSWDCLAGLLLVSEAGGDVCPFLEIGSLEDGGPVLAAAGGVAKGVSEASSIPLAERQPSGGQRVASA from the coding sequence ATGGACTCGATGCCTTATCCGGATACATTGACGGCTCGCGCCGAACTCTGCCGCAGCGTTATTCTTTCCGCCGGGGAACTGGTGCTGAAAGGCTTTCAGGGCGAAGCGACGCGCAGCTTTTCGATGAAGGGGCCGCAGGACTTTCTGACCGTGACGGATGCTGCCTCCGAAGCGCATATTCGCGGCGCCATCGCGGCGTGTTTTCCTGACGACAGTTTTTTCGGAGAAGAAGGCGGTGGGGAGATTGGCGAGCGCGTCTGGGTGGTGGATCCCATCGACGGGACTGCGAATTTCGCCCGCGGCATTCCACATTTCTGCATCTCCATCGCTTATGTCGAAAACGGTCGAACCGAGCTCGGCGCGATCTATAATCCCGCGCTTGACGAGCTTTATTTCGCCCGTCGCGGGGAGGGGGCGACGCGCAACGGCTTGCCGATCCGGGTGTCGGAGACGGAGCGTTTCGATGCGGCGTCGATCGAAATGGGCTGGTCGACCCGCGTGGCGAATGACATCTATCTCGATGTCGTCAAGAACCTGCTCGATATGGGCACCAATGTCCGCCGCGCGGGTTCTGGGGCCATGGCGCTTGCCTATGTGGCTGATGGCCGCTCCGATGCCTATCTCGAATTGCATATGAATTCATGGGATTGTCTTGCGGGACTGCTACTCGTCAGCGAAGCTGGCGGCGATGTCTGCCCTTTCCTGGAAATCGGTAGTCTTGAGGATGGCGGGCCGGTGCTGGCGGCAGCCGGTGGCGTTGCCAAAGGTGTGAGTGAGGCATCGAGCATACCTCTGGCCGAGCGGCAGCCATCCGGTGGGCAGCGGGTCGCATCGGCCTGA
- a CDS encoding dual specificity protein phosphatase family protein: MDGPVYARPAISLIAEGLGPHNAALYIGGSDGASDLGLLRRHGITTVVNCAVNLDINLVQAAAEEGDRRPVGYGDIRYYKLGLIDGEGSPDTMMLGAYYILDGALRQTMPKRETYPFPDGGNVLVNCRSGRSRSVSLVALFLHKQQPHLYPTLDDAVSVIRTRRELRPDEWFETPKPMLYAAARRASDWIDMVEGRKTVQSC; encoded by the coding sequence ATGGATGGACCCGTTTATGCCCGGCCTGCAATCAGCCTGATTGCGGAAGGGCTCGGCCCGCATAATGCTGCGCTTTACATCGGCGGCAGCGATGGTGCGAGCGATCTCGGGCTCCTGCGCCGGCACGGCATTACCACTGTCGTCAATTGCGCCGTCAACCTCGATATCAATCTCGTGCAGGCGGCGGCGGAAGAGGGCGACAGACGCCCCGTGGGTTATGGCGATATCCGCTATTACAAGCTTGGCCTGATCGACGGAGAAGGCAGCCCCGACACGATGATGCTGGGGGCCTATTATATTCTTGACGGCGCGCTTCGCCAGACCATGCCGAAACGCGAAACCTATCCGTTTCCCGATGGCGGCAATGTGCTGGTCAATTGCCGCAGTGGCCGCAGCCGCTCCGTTTCGCTGGTGGCGCTTTTCCTCCATAAGCAGCAGCCGCATCTTTACCCCACCCTTGACGACGCGGTTTCCGTGATCCGCACCAGGCGGGAATTGCGGCCCGACGAATGGTTCGAGACGCCGAAACCCATGCTTTATGCCGCCGCCCGCCGTGCTTCCGACTGGATCGACATGGTTGAAGGCAGAAAGACCGTCCAATCATGCTGA
- a CDS encoding metallophosphoesterase family protein yields MLTRALPSVAVIADAHFHDTAADFGFPGIEIDGERITMRSWSDTRESTRVFNESADALHAALEEVRQRGIRHVVLLGDYTDDGQRATSETLKGILEQHRDAHGTAFYALPGNHDIFGPRGRHHTKEFLTENGRCLSVSSDARRAGDQVVISDRMYCEGYPVGLGPMAAFGYFRQPDYIHWETPFGLSDLAEDRLYEVRSPDGRNVYQLMDASYLVEPEPGLWLLMIDANIFEPLDGAFENGEEAAFTDSTSGGWNALLRCKPFIIDWIADVRHRAEALGKTLLGFSHYPALDPFDGASGAEGALFGDTNVVRRTPRKAVEDALRDAGLAIHFSGHLHVEGVTRREEGENSLTNIAVPSLVAFPPAFKVVHPSRQEITVETVEMDALPINSRICRGYAQEMVLAGEDEDRAFTAGNYGEFLLGHKRALIRHRYFIKEWPAEVVAAVADKTVQDVIGLIVKKGTSTSDGLALASELPMFELIADWYCLRQGAGLALPHIQPERLSLYRVLAERFGREADCHDGSVQSFIEIFFGALGLFLERAEGSSRDLTLQLPQRYERVAV; encoded by the coding sequence ATGCTGACACGTGCGCTTCCCTCCGTTGCCGTCATTGCCGACGCGCATTTTCATGATACCGCCGCCGATTTCGGATTTCCGGGCATCGAGATCGATGGCGAGCGCATCACCATGCGCAGCTGGTCGGACACGCGCGAATCTACCCGGGTTTTCAACGAGAGCGCCGATGCGCTGCATGCGGCGCTGGAAGAGGTGCGGCAGCGCGGCATTCGCCATGTGGTGCTGCTGGGCGACTATACCGATGACGGCCAGCGGGCGACCAGCGAAACGCTGAAGGGCATTCTGGAGCAGCATCGCGATGCCCATGGCACCGCCTTTTATGCATTGCCCGGAAACCACGATATTTTCGGCCCGCGCGGCCGGCACCATACCAAGGAATTCCTGACAGAAAATGGCCGATGCCTTTCCGTTTCGAGCGATGCACGGCGGGCCGGAGACCAGGTTGTCATCAGCGACCGGATGTATTGCGAGGGCTATCCAGTGGGCCTCGGCCCCATGGCGGCTTTCGGATACTTCCGCCAGCCGGACTACATTCATTGGGAAACGCCGTTCGGTCTCTCCGACTTGGCGGAGGACCGCCTATACGAGGTGCGCTCGCCCGATGGCCGCAATGTCTACCAGCTGATGGATGCCTCCTATCTCGTCGAGCCGGAGCCGGGTCTCTGGTTACTGATGATCGACGCCAATATTTTCGAACCGCTCGACGGTGCGTTCGAAAATGGTGAGGAAGCAGCTTTTACCGACAGCACCTCCGGCGGCTGGAATGCGCTTTTGCGCTGCAAGCCCTTCATCATCGACTGGATTGCCGATGTGCGTCATAGGGCAGAGGCGCTCGGCAAAACGTTGCTTGGCTTTTCCCACTATCCGGCGCTCGATCCTTTTGATGGCGCAAGCGGTGCCGAGGGCGCGCTGTTCGGCGACACCAATGTCGTGCGCCGCACGCCGCGCAAAGCGGTGGAGGATGCGCTGCGCGACGCCGGGCTTGCCATCCATTTCAGCGGGCACCTGCATGTGGAAGGTGTAACAAGGCGCGAGGAAGGGGAGAATTCGCTCACCAATATCGCCGTGCCGTCGCTGGTGGCCTTTCCGCCCGCCTTCAAGGTTGTCCACCCATCGCGGCAGGAAATCACTGTGGAGACGGTGGAGATGGACGCTCTACCGATCAACAGCCGCATTTGCCGAGGCTATGCGCAGGAAATGGTGTTGGCCGGCGAAGATGAGGACCGGGCATTTACGGCGGGTAACTACGGTGAGTTTCTGCTTGGCCACAAACGGGCGCTGATCAGGCACCGTTATTTCATCAAGGAATGGCCGGCCGAGGTGGTAGCGGCCGTTGCGGATAAAACCGTGCAGGATGTTATTGGCCTGATTGTAAAAAAGGGCACATCCACATCGGACGGTCTCGCGCTGGCTTCTGAATTGCCGATGTTCGAGCTGATTGCCGATTGGTATTGCCTGCGTCAGGGTGCGGGTCTTGCCCTGCCGCATATCCAGCCAGAGCGGCTTTCGCTCTATCGGGTACTTGCGGAACGCTTCGGCCGCGAGGCGGATTGCCACGACGGTTCCGTTCAAAGCTTTATCGAAATCTTCTTCGGTGCGCTCGGCCTGTTTCTGGAACGTGCTGAAGGCAGTTCGCGTGATCTCACGCTTCAGCTCCCTCAACGATATGAGCGCGTAGCGGTTTGA